The Streptococcus viridans genome contains the following window.
CCTCCAAGTAGGATTTGACACTGGTCAGTGGGGTTCGGAGTTCATGACTAACGTTGGATACGAATAAACGACGTTCCCGCTCTTCCTTGTCCTGTTCGGTTGTGTCATGCAAAACGGCAACTAGACCAGAAATAAAACCAGATTCTCTCCGAATCAAGGCGAAGCGAACCCGTAAAGAGATGTACTCCCCATTTTCATCCTGCGAATCGATAGTCAGTTCCGGAACATTGGTAATCAAGTCTCGCAGTTCATACTCTTCACTAATACCAAGCAAATCCAGAATACTGATGTTCACGACCTCTTCGACCACGACATTAAGTTGTTTGGCAGCCATTTCATTGACTAGGATAATCTGCCCACGACGATTGGTCGCTAAAACCCCATCTGTCATATAGGAAAGAATACTGGTCAAGCGCTTGGTTTCTTGCTCCAAATTTTCATGCGTCAAACGGATAACTTCTGATAAATCATTGATACTGTTGGAAATCTCTGTCAATTCAGGACCTCCTTGTAAATCAATAATATCTGAATATTCTCCAGCAATCAAACTCTTAATTTTATCATTCAACAGGCGTAGCTTCATGTTATCCCGACGATTTTCTAGAATCAGCAAGGCCACCACGATAATAAATCCAAGAGTGAGTAATATAAAAACAAAATTATAAGAGGTCATGACTTCTTTGATGTGATTAATCATTGTTTCTCATATAGTAACCGACACCGCGGCGCGTTAAAATATACTCCGGACGGCCTGGAATATCTTCGATTTT
Protein-coding sequences here:
- the vicK gene encoding cell wall metabolism sensor histidine kinase VicK gives rise to the protein MINHIKEVMTSYNFVFILLTLGFIIVVALLILENRRDNMKLRLLNDKIKSLIAGEYSDIIDLQGGPELTEISNSINDLSEVIRLTHENLEQETKRLTSILSYMTDGVLATNRRGQIILVNEMAAKQLNVVVEEVVNISILDLLGISEEYELRDLITNVPELTIDSQDENGEYISLRVRFALIRRESGFISGLVAVLHDTTEQDKEERERRLFVSNVSHELRTPLTSVKSYLEALDDGAISEPVAPEFVKVSLTETNRMMRMVTDLLSLSRIDNETSQLDVELTNFTAFITFILNRFDKMKSQVGEKKYDIVRDYPISPVWVEIDTDKMTQVLDNILNNAIKYSPDGGEIRVGMKTTDAQLIISISDEGLGIPKKDLPRIFDRFYRVDKARSRAQGGTGLGLAIAKEIIKQHKGFIWAKSEYGKGSTFTIVLPYDKDAILDDGWDNEGE